The Salvia miltiorrhiza cultivar Shanhuang (shh) chromosome 1, IMPLAD_Smil_shh, whole genome shotgun sequence genome has a window encoding:
- the LOC131005877 gene encoding telomere repeat-binding protein 4 isoform X1 has translation MVPKKRLDYRFNGRRSPIIPKAPRSIRRRCSRKNSVEDNKLCAFELLAAVAGKLLQERESSVSSNVEAHVDIFKNEIVKGQPIDEQTPESESIDHGSCAESSFMPEASVLEPDLSSKFKGLPQTDNDSVLEHTSVLAIPDVKKLDCDSIQGTCQVNNADGNTNCEVGDSIFVGNNINLRVDGQQGMHLGDDANPSNVKDPIGECVNSNMLIKSDNSVQLPLYRDPVLHTPLQKQWNTVKLGIRDDDDNSFGCTKLSTKFRPFRPQPRTGHRRIRKMLSSKYRKMAPKLRSCELYNSRDGVKSFYQYRKRIYTEERCLQAPIKKRKLFDHRSTVAHDQDASSNSISNSREKGVCMDKSNSVSGASTTVKGHKKGKDPHVKFSIKSFKVPELYIEVPETTSVGSLKRTVMEALTALLGSGVRVGVVLQGKKVRDDNRTLQQAGISQNSNLDTLGFTLEPSFTNICSSMSPKKLSPVLPCDADQELLRSPATPMVDSGISNTSVDPPYTSKVDEDVVTSDFMSTPQTPTNETVNGTLPDSKALVPVSPTNSESLAVVPANPKPKRSELSQRRTRRPFSVGEVEALVEAVERLGTGRWRDVKMGAFEHADHRTYVDLKDKWKTLVHTAGISPHQRRGEPVPQDLLDRVLAAHSYWSLHQSKQHGKQSPEPLKTVDPNKETVGGA, from the exons ATGGTGCCGAAAAAGAGGCTGGATTATCGGTTCAATGGTCGTCGATCCCCAATTATTCCCAAAGCTCCCAGATCAATCAGG AGGAGATGCTCACGCAAGAATTCAGTCGAGGACAACAAACTTTGTGCCTTTGAATTACTTGCAGCTGTAGCTGGTAAGCTGTTACAGGAGAGGGAAAGTTCTGTTTCAAGTAATGTAGAAGCTCATGTGGATATTTTCAAAAATGAGATTGTGAAGGGGCAGCCTATAGATGAGCAAACTCCGGAATCAGAGAGCATTGACCATGGAAGTTGTGCTGAGAGTTCTTTTATGCCTGAAGCATCTGTTCTGGAGCCCGATCTCTCATCCAAATTCAAGGGACTACCACAAACAGATAATGATTCTGTCTTGGAACACACTTCTGTGCTTGCAATTCCTGATGTGAAGAAACTTGATTGTGATTCGATACAGGGAACCTGTCAAGTTAATAATGCAGATGGAAATACCAACTGTGAAGTTGGGGACTCCATCTTTGTTGGTAATAATATCAATCTTAGAGTAGACGGTCAGCAAGGTATGCATTTGGGGGATGACGCTAACCCTTCGAATGTAAAGGATCCTATTGGAGAATGTGTGAATAGTAATATGCTAATTAAGTCAGATAATAGTGTACAGTTGCCCTTGTACAGGGACCCCGTTCTTCATACTCCACTGCAAAAGCAGTGGAATACTGTAAAATTAGGAATTAGAGATGATGACGATAATTCGTTTGGGTGCACTAAACTGAGCACCAAGTTTAGGCCCTTTAGGCCACAGCCGCGAACTGGTCACCGAAGAATAAGGAAGATGCTGTCATCCAAATACAGGAAGATGGCTCCAAAGCTAAGGAGTTGTGAACTTTATAACTCTA GGGATGGAGTGAAGTCATTTTACCAATATAGGAAGAGAATTTATACTGAAGAGAGATGTCTACAAGCACCCATCAAGAAAAGGAAACTGTTTGATCACAGGAGTACAGTTGCACATGATCAGGATGCCAGTAGTAATAGCATCTCCAATTCACGAGAGAAGGGGGTGTGCATGGATAAGAGTAACTCAG TGAGTGGTGCATCAACTACTGTGAAAGGTCATAAAAAAGGCAAGGATCCTCATG TGAAATTCAGCATCAAGTCCTTCAAGGTTCCGGAACTTTACATTGAGGTCCCTGAAACTACAAGTGTTGGTTCTCTGAAG AGAACTGTGATGGAGGCACTTACTGCACTTCTTGGAAGTGGAGTACGAGTTGGGGTAGTTCTTCAAGGGAAGAAAGTTCGAGATGACAACAGAACTTTACAGCAGGCTGGTATTTCTCAGAACAGTAATCTTGACACTCTGGGTTTTACATTGGAGCCGAGTTTTACAAATATTTGCTCTTCGATGAGTCCCAAAAAACTTAGCCCAGTACTGCCATGTGACGCAGATCAGGAGTTACTGAG GTCTCCCGCCACTCCAATGGTTGATTCAGGGATTTCAAATACCTCAGTAGACCCCCCTTATACAAGTAAAGTTGACGAAGATGTGGTTACCAGTGATTTTATGTCCACCCCACAGACTCCTACAAATGAGACAGTGAATGGAACACTTCCTGATTCCAAGGCATTAGTTCCAGTTTCTCCAACGAACTCGGAGTCACTTGCAGTAGTTCCAGCGAACCCCAAACCCAAAAGGAGCGAACTGTCGCAGCGCAGAACTAGGAGGCCATTCTCCGTAGGTGAAGTTGAGGCGCTCGTTGAAGCTGTTGAAAGACTCGGGACCGGAAG GTGGCGTGATGTCAAAATGGGTGCTTTCGAGCATGCAGATCACCGGACATATGTCGACTTAAAG GATAAATGGAAGACTTTAGTTCACACAGCTGGCATATCTCCTCATCAAAGAAGGGGAGAGCCGGTGCCACAGGATCTGTTGGATCGCGTCTTAGCCGCGCACTCCTATTGGTCGCTGCATCAGTCGAAACAACACGGGAAACAATCGCCCGAACCCCTCAAGACTGTGGATCCTAA
- the LOC131006004 gene encoding uncharacterized protein LOC131006004 translates to MFPARNPAPPPSTISLSLRFHPLSICSSSSNPLEKAKMKSPNFSPSSKSCPSSSSAQIFAALLQLPAASPPSAALKLRQSRRRAPERLSLSIPVHNRARLLANGARPSLFPCGSPPRIAPAKGKICFRIVVSSHIVSSQFPWPSLLFKKWMLFRKEVISVRGSYF, encoded by the exons ATGTTTCCGGCGAGGAAtccggcgccgccgccgtcgaCCATCTCGCTGAGCCTTCGTTTCCATCCTCTCTCAATCTGTTCCTCTTCCTCAAATCCTCTGGAGAAGGCGAAAATGAAAAGCCCCAATTTTTCTCCTTCATCTAAATCGTGCCCTAGCTCTTCCTCTGCCCAAATTTTCGCCGCCCTGCTGCAACttccggcggcatcgccgcccTCCGCGGCTCTGAAACTTCGGCAAAGTCGACGCCGTGCACCCGAGCGTCTTTCTCTCTCAATTCCCGTTCACAATAGAGCTCGTTTGCTGGCGAATGGAGCTCGCCCTTCTCTCTTTCCCTGTGGATCTCCGCCACGAATAGCTCCGGCTAAAGGAAAGATTTGTTTTCGAATTG TCGTGAGTTCACACATCGTGTCAAGTCAGTTTCCATGGCCAAGTTTACTTTTCAAGAAGTGGATGCTCTTCAGAAAGGAGGTAATCAG CGTGCGAGGGAGTTATTTTTGA
- the LOC131005877 gene encoding telomere repeat-binding protein 4 isoform X2 encodes MVPKKRLDYRFNGRRSPIIPKAPRSIRRRCSRKNSVEDNKLCAFELLAAVAGKLLQERESSVSSNVEAHVDIFKNEIVKGQPIDEQTPESESIDHGSCAESSFMPEASVLEPDLSSKFKGLPQTDNDSVLEHTSVLAIPDVKKLDCDSIQGTCQVNNADGNTNCEVGDSIFVGNNINLRVDGQQGMHLGDDANPSNVKDPIGECVNSNMLIKSDNSVQLPLYRDPVLHTPLQKQWNTVKLGIRDDDDNSFGCTKLSTKFRPFRPQPRTGHRRIRKMLSSKYRKMAPKLRSCELYNSRDGVKSFYQYRKRIYTEERCLQAPIKKRKLFDHRSTVAHDQDASSNSISNSREKGVCMDKSNSVSGASTTVKGHKKVKFSIKSFKVPELYIEVPETTSVGSLKRTVMEALTALLGSGVRVGVVLQGKKVRDDNRTLQQAGISQNSNLDTLGFTLEPSFTNICSSMSPKKLSPVLPCDADQELLRSPATPMVDSGISNTSVDPPYTSKVDEDVVTSDFMSTPQTPTNETVNGTLPDSKALVPVSPTNSESLAVVPANPKPKRSELSQRRTRRPFSVGEVEALVEAVERLGTGRWRDVKMGAFEHADHRTYVDLKDKWKTLVHTAGISPHQRRGEPVPQDLLDRVLAAHSYWSLHQSKQHGKQSPEPLKTVDPNKETVGGA; translated from the exons ATGGTGCCGAAAAAGAGGCTGGATTATCGGTTCAATGGTCGTCGATCCCCAATTATTCCCAAAGCTCCCAGATCAATCAGG AGGAGATGCTCACGCAAGAATTCAGTCGAGGACAACAAACTTTGTGCCTTTGAATTACTTGCAGCTGTAGCTGGTAAGCTGTTACAGGAGAGGGAAAGTTCTGTTTCAAGTAATGTAGAAGCTCATGTGGATATTTTCAAAAATGAGATTGTGAAGGGGCAGCCTATAGATGAGCAAACTCCGGAATCAGAGAGCATTGACCATGGAAGTTGTGCTGAGAGTTCTTTTATGCCTGAAGCATCTGTTCTGGAGCCCGATCTCTCATCCAAATTCAAGGGACTACCACAAACAGATAATGATTCTGTCTTGGAACACACTTCTGTGCTTGCAATTCCTGATGTGAAGAAACTTGATTGTGATTCGATACAGGGAACCTGTCAAGTTAATAATGCAGATGGAAATACCAACTGTGAAGTTGGGGACTCCATCTTTGTTGGTAATAATATCAATCTTAGAGTAGACGGTCAGCAAGGTATGCATTTGGGGGATGACGCTAACCCTTCGAATGTAAAGGATCCTATTGGAGAATGTGTGAATAGTAATATGCTAATTAAGTCAGATAATAGTGTACAGTTGCCCTTGTACAGGGACCCCGTTCTTCATACTCCACTGCAAAAGCAGTGGAATACTGTAAAATTAGGAATTAGAGATGATGACGATAATTCGTTTGGGTGCACTAAACTGAGCACCAAGTTTAGGCCCTTTAGGCCACAGCCGCGAACTGGTCACCGAAGAATAAGGAAGATGCTGTCATCCAAATACAGGAAGATGGCTCCAAAGCTAAGGAGTTGTGAACTTTATAACTCTA GGGATGGAGTGAAGTCATTTTACCAATATAGGAAGAGAATTTATACTGAAGAGAGATGTCTACAAGCACCCATCAAGAAAAGGAAACTGTTTGATCACAGGAGTACAGTTGCACATGATCAGGATGCCAGTAGTAATAGCATCTCCAATTCACGAGAGAAGGGGGTGTGCATGGATAAGAGTAACTCAG TGAGTGGTGCATCAACTACTGTGAAAGGTCATAAAAAAG TGAAATTCAGCATCAAGTCCTTCAAGGTTCCGGAACTTTACATTGAGGTCCCTGAAACTACAAGTGTTGGTTCTCTGAAG AGAACTGTGATGGAGGCACTTACTGCACTTCTTGGAAGTGGAGTACGAGTTGGGGTAGTTCTTCAAGGGAAGAAAGTTCGAGATGACAACAGAACTTTACAGCAGGCTGGTATTTCTCAGAACAGTAATCTTGACACTCTGGGTTTTACATTGGAGCCGAGTTTTACAAATATTTGCTCTTCGATGAGTCCCAAAAAACTTAGCCCAGTACTGCCATGTGACGCAGATCAGGAGTTACTGAG GTCTCCCGCCACTCCAATGGTTGATTCAGGGATTTCAAATACCTCAGTAGACCCCCCTTATACAAGTAAAGTTGACGAAGATGTGGTTACCAGTGATTTTATGTCCACCCCACAGACTCCTACAAATGAGACAGTGAATGGAACACTTCCTGATTCCAAGGCATTAGTTCCAGTTTCTCCAACGAACTCGGAGTCACTTGCAGTAGTTCCAGCGAACCCCAAACCCAAAAGGAGCGAACTGTCGCAGCGCAGAACTAGGAGGCCATTCTCCGTAGGTGAAGTTGAGGCGCTCGTTGAAGCTGTTGAAAGACTCGGGACCGGAAG GTGGCGTGATGTCAAAATGGGTGCTTTCGAGCATGCAGATCACCGGACATATGTCGACTTAAAG GATAAATGGAAGACTTTAGTTCACACAGCTGGCATATCTCCTCATCAAAGAAGGGGAGAGCCGGTGCCACAGGATCTGTTGGATCGCGTCTTAGCCGCGCACTCCTATTGGTCGCTGCATCAGTCGAAACAACACGGGAAACAATCGCCCGAACCCCTCAAGACTGTGGATCCTAA